A genome region from Trichoderma asperellum chromosome 7, complete sequence includes the following:
- a CDS encoding uncharacterized protein (EggNog:ENOG41) → MPGASVAVLPPPAASTPSSRKATLAPERKYKCQFCNRAFSRSEHRSRHERSHTKERPFKCMKCRSTFVRRDLLLRHDRTVHAKDGGVPLHSDGKRRSGPKTRAIGGPAKSSIALDPTTLEQMEASGDGIFDVEAAAMLVADLHHKATAAMRGDESYDDGTSMAFSPRSSGAMEPAVTYPSGAIALPQVQWDNFMADPKPHSITSSTSGSYESSQPFASGNRLQHQLPPFGNRNVNGLVPALQSMISSLPASGPEMPAPQSPSGVDSLQAGFRAPQVSGDDERNAILDNIRSADREHAIPDSFRLPGLGSLNRYLSTYFGLFHHHLPFLHPASFIPSQVSPPLLLAVLSIGALYAFDQDQAYMLHIGSKVLVNQFLQNKENFSSRKCPLWTMQSSLLNMIFASWSGDPKGLEWACSIKSLLANMVAGNRYELKLRQEARGTAKPTRAEWVEDEGCRRTYYAVYIFFGLLTLTFNHTPAIGFNEFEDLQLPSTEAMWNMQIADEAAWAEQLEKSPAVIFMEAHDNLFQGEATKYSAFSTRVMINALFLEVWYHKRSPEALQDVVTEYKLRLALETWEKSLDLCEPESAAVPLSAPHKGHPLIFNARAMYRNARARLEVDLKTVQEALRYHEPYEVAAAMSHARDRVKRSSEMIKVIEECYNCLETAVVQGVRWVARTSSTNWSVEHPLCGLDLIIILTLWLYRLEHDEEPATQEEVAMYYKVRQLFVKDFDENIIANLSSVVARLWGSMLDEVVVWGITRLMGESCKLHSEALIGYVGDEASSNVSTPSMTSQGADEDSVY, encoded by the exons ATGCCCGGCGCAAGCGTCGCAGTTCTCCCGCCCCCAGCGGCCTCGACCCCGTCCTCGCGGAAGGCGACTCTCGCACCAGAACGCAAATACAAGTGCCAGTTCTGCAACAGAGCCTTCAGCCGAAGCGAGCATCGAAGCCGTCACGAGCGATCCC ACACAAAGGAGCGCCCTTTCAAGTGCATGAAGTGCAGAAGCACCTTTGTGCGCCGTGATCTCCTTCTCAGGCATGATCGCACAGTCCACGCCAAGGATGGCGGCGTCCCCCTTCACAGCGACGGCAAGCGTCGTTCTGGACCCAAGACACGAGCCATCGGCGGGCCCGCAAAGTCCTCAATCGCCTTGGATCCCACCACGCTGGAGCAGATGGAAGCTAGTGGCGACGGCATTTTCGATgtcgaagctgctgccatgcTGGTTGCAGACCTGCACCACAAGGCCACTGCTGCCATGCGCGGAGATGAATCCTACGACGATGGTACATCCATGGCCTTTTCCCCCAGAAGCTCTGGTGCCATGGAGCCTGCCGTCACATACCCGTCCGGTGCCATCGCTCTCCCGCAAGTCCAGTGGGACAACTTCATGGCGGACCCCAAGCCGCATTCCATCACCTCCAGCACCTCTGGTTCTTACGAGTCGTCACAGCCGTTTGCCAGCGGAAACAGACTTCAGCACCAGCTGCCGCCCTTTGGCAATCGCAACGTCAATGGTCTTGTGCCCGCTCTCCAGTCCATGATCAGCTCTCTGCCTGCCTCAGGCCCGGAGATGCCGGCTCCCCAGAGCCCTTCTGGAGTCGACTCGCTGCAGGCCGGATTCAGGGCTCCCCAGGTATCGGGTGATGATGAGCGAAACGCCATTCTGGACAACATCCGCAGCGCCGACCGAGAGCACGCCATTCCAGATAGCTTTCGTCTTCCCGGCCTGGGTTCTTTGAACCGCTACCTGTCCACCTACTTTGGGCTGTTCCACCACCATCTGCCTTTCCTGCACCCTGCCTCGTTCATCCCGTCCCAGGTGTCGCCACCGCTGCTCTTGGCCGTCCTGAGCATCGGTGCTCTCTATGCCTTTGACCAGGACCAGGCCTACATGCTTCACATTGGCTCCAAGGTTCTCGTCAACCAGTTCCTGCAGAACAAGGAGAACTTCAGCTCCCGCAAGTGCCCCCTGTGGACCATGCAAAGCTCGCTCCTCAACATGATCTTTGCCAGCTGGAGTGGCGACCCCAAGGGCTTGGAGTGGGCCTGTTCCATCAAGAGTCTCCTCGCCAACATGGTGGCAGGAAACCGCTATGAGCTCAAGCTTCGCCAGGAGGCTAGAGGCACGGCCAAGCCTACTCGTGCTGAGTGGGTAGAGGATGAAGGCTGTCGTCGTACTTATTATGCAGTATACATCTTCTTTGGCCTGCTCACCTTGACGTTCAACCACACCCCGGCCATTGGCTTCAATGAGTTTGAAGACCTACAGCTCCCTTCCACAGAGGCCATGTGGAACATGCAGATCGCCGACGAGGCTGCGTGGGCGGAACAGCTCGAAAAGTCGCCTGCCGTCATCTTCATGGAAGCCCATGACAATCTCTTCCAGGGAGAAGCCACCAAGTACAGCGCCTTCTCTACCCGTGTCATGATCAATGCCCTGTTCCTCGAAGTGTGGTATCACAAACGTAGCCCCGAGGCCTTGCAAGATGTCGTGACTGAGTACAAACTTAGACTTGCGCTCGAGACATGGGAGAAGTCCCTGGACTTGTGCGAGCCGGAATCTGCCGCGGTGCCTCTTAGTGCTCCCCACAAGGGCCACCCCCTCATCTTCAATGCCCGCGCCATGTATCGTAACGCTCGTGCCCGCCTCGAGGTCGATCTCAAGACCGTGCAAGAGGCCCTGCGATACCATGAGCCCTATGAGGTTGCTGCCGCCATGTCTCACGCCCGGGACCGTGTCAAGCGTTCAAGCGAGATGATCAAAGTGATTGAAGAGTGTTACAACTGCCTCGAGACGGCGGTGGTTCAAGGCGTCCGCTGGGTGGCACGCACCTCATCAACCAACTGGAGCGTCGAGCACCCGCTGTGCGGCCTGgatctcatcatcatcctcacgcTGTGGCTGTACCGTCTGGAACACGACGAAGAGCCTGCAACGCAAGAGGAGGTTGCCATGTACTACAAGGTCCGACAGCTGTTTGTCAAGGACTTTGACGAGAACATCATTGCCAACCTGAGTTCCGTGGTTGCGCGCCTTTGGGGCTCGATGCTGGACGAAGTTGTTGTGTGGGGAATCACACGTCTCATGGGCGAATCTTGCAAACTGCATTCAGAAGCCCTGATCGGCTATGTGGGCGACGAAGCGTCCTCTAATGTATCGACTCCTTCGATGACCTCTCAGGGAGCGGACGAGGACAGCGTGTATTAA